Proteins co-encoded in one Caldisericia bacterium genomic window:
- a CDS encoding NTP transferase domain-containing protein: MGFGSIILAGRRKGKLIVERSVLETTIDNVLKLKPEKVVVVVCKEFSDLMKRGDVGVVTISKSTGILCSLKAGIREIIKWKLDWILACLGNQPIIDKEVVEKLILSKPKIMSIPVFMGLLGHPFLFSRKGAEEIISYPDERTMRDFIEEKEVELVEVDTPTILERISPEEDYLLQIKKFKSIYFSKEEE; the protein is encoded by the coding sequence ATGGGATTTGGCTCTATAATTCTTGCTGGTAGGAGAAAAGGAAAACTTATTGTGGAAAGGAGTGTGCTTGAAACCACCATAGATAATGTATTGAAACTTAAACCAGAGAAAGTAGTGGTTGTGGTATGTAAAGAGTTTAGTGATTTAATGAAAAGAGGTGATGTAGGGGTGGTAACCATATCAAAAAGCACTGGAATCCTTTGTTCTCTAAAAGCAGGCATAAGAGAGATTATTAAATGGAAACTGGACTGGATTCTTGCATGTCTTGGCAATCAACCTATCATTGATAAAGAGGTGGTTGAGAAACTTATTCTATCTAAACCAAAAATTATGTCTATCCCAGTATTCATGGGACTTTTGGGACACCCTTTTCTGTTTTCAAGAAAAGGTGCCGAAGAAATCATTAGTTATCCAGATGAAAGAACCATGAGAGATTTTATAGAAGAGAAAGAGGTGGAGCTTGTAGAAGTAGATACACCAACAATACTTGAGAGAATTTCTCCAGAGGAAGACTATTTACTTCAAATAAAGAAATTTAAATCAATCTATTTCTCAAAGGAGGAGGAATGA